Proteins encoded within one genomic window of Gambusia affinis linkage group LG23, SWU_Gaff_1.0, whole genome shotgun sequence:
- the nampt1 gene encoding nicotinamide phosphoribosyltransferase isoform X2, which translates to METRETDFNIMLATDSYKVTHYKQYPPNTSKVYSYFECREKRTDPSKSRKVKYDKTVFYGLQYILHKYLKGKVVTPEKIQEAKEVYREHFQDDVFNEKGWTYILEKYNGHLPIEIKAVPEGSVIPRGNVLFTVESTDPECYWLTNWVETILVQIWYPITVATNSREQKKILAKYLMETSGNLERLEYKLHDFGYRGVSSQETAGIGASAHLVNFKGTDTVAGIGVIKKYYGTKDPVPGFSVPAAEHSTITAWGKDHEKDAFEHIIKQFPNVPVSIVSDSYDIYNACEKIWGEDLRSLIEIRSADAPLVVRPDSGNPLDTVLKVLEILGKKFPTHENGKGFKVLPPYLRVIQGDGVDINTLQEIVEGMKQHMWSIENIAFGSGGALLQKLTRDLLNCSFKCSYVVTNGLGVNVFKDPVADPNKRSKKGRLSLHRTPSGDFVTMEEGKGDLEEYGVDLLHTVFQNGKVVKNYTFDEVRDNAKLKDSELEELLH; encoded by the exons ATGGAGACGAGAGAAACCGACTTCAACATAATGCTAGCGACCGACTCCTACAAG GTGACTCATTACAAACAGTACCCCCCCAACACGAGTAAAGTGTACTCCTACTTCGAGTGCCGCGAGAAGAGGACGGATCCcagcaaaagcagaaaagtcaaatatgacaaaaccGTCTTTTATGGCCTGCAGTACATCCTTCACAAATACTTAAAAG GAAAGGTGGTGACTCCAGAGAAGATTCAGGAAGCAAAGGAGGTGTACAGggaacatttccaggatgatgtttttaatgagaagGGCTGGACTTACATTTTGGAG aaatacaaCGGCCATCTTCCCATCGAAATCAAGGCGGTACCAGAAGGAAGCGTCATTCCCAGAGGCAATGTTTTGTTCACAGTGGAGAGCACAGATCCCGAATGCTACTGGCTCACTAACTGGGTGGAG ACTATTCTTGTTCAGATCTGGTACCCGATTACAGTGGCGACCAACTCCAGAGAGCAAAAGAAGATCCTTGCCAAGTACCTGATGGAGACCTCTGGGAACCTGGAGCGACTGGAGTATAAACTACATGACTTTGGCTACAGGGGTGTGTCCTCACAAGAG ACTGCGGGCATCGGAGCCTCTGCTCACTTGGTGAACTTCAAGGGCACAGACACGGTGGCTGGCATCGGAGTCATTAAGAAGTACTACGGCACCAAGGACCCAGTGCCAGGCTTTTCAGTACCTGCAGCTGAGCACAG TACCATAACAGCATGGGGGAAGGACCATGAAAAAGACGCCTTTGAGCACATCATCAAGCAGTTCCCCAACGTGCCTGTGTCCATCGTCAGTGACAGCTACGACATCTACAACGCCTGTGAGAAGATCTGGGGAGAGGACCTGCGGTCGCTGATAGAGATCCGCAGCGCAGATGCCCCGCTGGTCGTCCGACCGGACTCAGGAAACCCGCTGGATACCGTTTTGAAG GTTTTGGAGATACTGGGTAAGAAGTTTCCGACGCACGAGAACGGTAAAGGTTTCAAAGTGCTGCCTCCTTACCTCAGAGTCATTCAAGGAGATGGAGTCGATATCAACACACTGCAGGAG ATAGTAGAAGGTATGAAACAGCACATGTGGTCCATCGAGAACATTGCCTTTGGATCCGGAGGGGCTTTGTTGCAGAAACTGACCAGAGATCTGCTCAACTGCTCATTCAAATGCAGCTATGTGGTGACTAACGGACTGGGG GTGAATGTGTTCAAGGATCCGGTTGCAGACCCCAACAAGAGGTCAAAGAAAGGTCGCCTGTCTTTGCACCGGACGCCTAGCGGAGATTTTGTCACTATGGAGGAGGGCAAGGGGGACCTGGAGGAGTATGGAGTG gacCTGTTGCACACGGTGTTTCAGAACGGGAAGGTTGTGAAGAACTACACGTTTGATGAAGTCAGAGACAATGCCAAGCTGAAAGACAGCGAGCTCGAGGAGCTGCTGCACTGA
- the nampt1 gene encoding nicotinamide phosphoribosyltransferase isoform X1: MFPHDRDGMSPESRNVLYREPSREVTHYKQYPPNTSKVYSYFECREKRTDPSKSRKVKYDKTVFYGLQYILHKYLKGKVVTPEKIQEAKEVYREHFQDDVFNEKGWTYILEKYNGHLPIEIKAVPEGSVIPRGNVLFTVESTDPECYWLTNWVETILVQIWYPITVATNSREQKKILAKYLMETSGNLERLEYKLHDFGYRGVSSQETAGIGASAHLVNFKGTDTVAGIGVIKKYYGTKDPVPGFSVPAAEHSTITAWGKDHEKDAFEHIIKQFPNVPVSIVSDSYDIYNACEKIWGEDLRSLIEIRSADAPLVVRPDSGNPLDTVLKVLEILGKKFPTHENGKGFKVLPPYLRVIQGDGVDINTLQEIVEGMKQHMWSIENIAFGSGGALLQKLTRDLLNCSFKCSYVVTNGLGVNVFKDPVADPNKRSKKGRLSLHRTPSGDFVTMEEGKGDLEEYGVDLLHTVFQNGKVVKNYTFDEVRDNAKLKDSELEELLH; this comes from the exons ATGTTCCCACATGATCGGGATGGGATGAGTCCAGAAAGCAGGAATGTACTGTACCGTGAGCCGAGCAGAGAG GTGACTCATTACAAACAGTACCCCCCCAACACGAGTAAAGTGTACTCCTACTTCGAGTGCCGCGAGAAGAGGACGGATCCcagcaaaagcagaaaagtcaaatatgacaaaaccGTCTTTTATGGCCTGCAGTACATCCTTCACAAATACTTAAAAG GAAAGGTGGTGACTCCAGAGAAGATTCAGGAAGCAAAGGAGGTGTACAGggaacatttccaggatgatgtttttaatgagaagGGCTGGACTTACATTTTGGAG aaatacaaCGGCCATCTTCCCATCGAAATCAAGGCGGTACCAGAAGGAAGCGTCATTCCCAGAGGCAATGTTTTGTTCACAGTGGAGAGCACAGATCCCGAATGCTACTGGCTCACTAACTGGGTGGAG ACTATTCTTGTTCAGATCTGGTACCCGATTACAGTGGCGACCAACTCCAGAGAGCAAAAGAAGATCCTTGCCAAGTACCTGATGGAGACCTCTGGGAACCTGGAGCGACTGGAGTATAAACTACATGACTTTGGCTACAGGGGTGTGTCCTCACAAGAG ACTGCGGGCATCGGAGCCTCTGCTCACTTGGTGAACTTCAAGGGCACAGACACGGTGGCTGGCATCGGAGTCATTAAGAAGTACTACGGCACCAAGGACCCAGTGCCAGGCTTTTCAGTACCTGCAGCTGAGCACAG TACCATAACAGCATGGGGGAAGGACCATGAAAAAGACGCCTTTGAGCACATCATCAAGCAGTTCCCCAACGTGCCTGTGTCCATCGTCAGTGACAGCTACGACATCTACAACGCCTGTGAGAAGATCTGGGGAGAGGACCTGCGGTCGCTGATAGAGATCCGCAGCGCAGATGCCCCGCTGGTCGTCCGACCGGACTCAGGAAACCCGCTGGATACCGTTTTGAAG GTTTTGGAGATACTGGGTAAGAAGTTTCCGACGCACGAGAACGGTAAAGGTTTCAAAGTGCTGCCTCCTTACCTCAGAGTCATTCAAGGAGATGGAGTCGATATCAACACACTGCAGGAG ATAGTAGAAGGTATGAAACAGCACATGTGGTCCATCGAGAACATTGCCTTTGGATCCGGAGGGGCTTTGTTGCAGAAACTGACCAGAGATCTGCTCAACTGCTCATTCAAATGCAGCTATGTGGTGACTAACGGACTGGGG GTGAATGTGTTCAAGGATCCGGTTGCAGACCCCAACAAGAGGTCAAAGAAAGGTCGCCTGTCTTTGCACCGGACGCCTAGCGGAGATTTTGTCACTATGGAGGAGGGCAAGGGGGACCTGGAGGAGTATGGAGTG gacCTGTTGCACACGGTGTTTCAGAACGGGAAGGTTGTGAAGAACTACACGTTTGATGAAGTCAGAGACAATGCCAAGCTGAAAGACAGCGAGCTCGAGGAGCTGCTGCACTGA